One stretch of Bremerella cremea DNA includes these proteins:
- a CDS encoding DsrE family protein: protein MFRLLIAAIVIGSVGWSSSVEAQGFRGGRGGGPGRGQGPGPDSRQAADMEVFHYLLENHTKIERTVKDLPNGVETLTESDDPEVAAKIQEHVHWMEVRIEKTNPIRRRDPLFNELFRHTDKIKMNVVKTDKGVQVTETSDDPYVAKLLQAHAMVVSKFVEHGFQEAMKNHPVPGKDVAVKTEVIYPAIQGHGGVYQLPEAPQQPRPNTKILIDITAASEPDKLNPAIEKVARYVNIYAGAGKEKVDAEIALVFHGGATLAVLNEAAYQSEFKTDSNPNLELLRDLHHAGVAMFVCGQTLRAKGKSPEDVVVFVDTAVSAFTTSVNLQADGFAYVPLAK, encoded by the coding sequence ATGTTTCGGCTATTGATCGCTGCAATCGTGATAGGTTCGGTCGGTTGGTCTTCTTCTGTGGAAGCGCAAGGCTTCCGAGGAGGACGCGGAGGTGGCCCAGGCAGAGGTCAAGGGCCTGGCCCAGATTCTCGCCAGGCAGCTGACATGGAAGTGTTTCACTATCTCCTAGAGAACCACACGAAGATCGAGCGGACGGTGAAAGACTTACCCAACGGGGTCGAAACATTGACCGAGTCGGACGACCCAGAGGTCGCAGCGAAGATCCAAGAGCACGTGCATTGGATGGAGGTTCGAATCGAAAAGACGAACCCCATCCGGCGCCGTGACCCTTTGTTCAACGAACTCTTCCGTCATACCGATAAGATCAAGATGAACGTTGTGAAAACGGACAAGGGGGTTCAGGTGACCGAGACTTCCGACGATCCGTACGTGGCTAAGCTACTCCAGGCCCACGCGATGGTTGTTTCCAAATTCGTGGAGCACGGCTTTCAAGAGGCGATGAAGAACCATCCGGTTCCAGGCAAAGATGTCGCGGTGAAAACCGAGGTTATTTATCCTGCCATTCAAGGGCATGGGGGCGTTTATCAACTGCCTGAGGCTCCTCAACAGCCACGTCCGAATACTAAGATTCTGATCGATATTACCGCAGCGAGTGAGCCCGATAAGTTAAATCCCGCAATCGAGAAGGTCGCACGCTATGTTAATATCTACGCTGGCGCCGGCAAAGAAAAAGTCGATGCGGAGATCGCGCTGGTGTTTCATGGCGGGGCCACATTGGCTGTGCTGAACGAAGCCGCTTACCAGTCTGAATTCAAAACCGATAGCAATCCGAATTTAGAATTGCTTCGTGATTTGCACCATGCTGGGGTTGCGATGTTTGTTTGCGGGCAAACATTAAGGGCTAAAGGAAAAAGCCCAGAGGATGTCGTAGTATTTGTGGACACG